A DNA window from Hydrogenophaga taeniospiralis contains the following coding sequences:
- the tkt gene encoding transketolase: MNNPSPELARQMANAIRMLAVDAVEKAKSGHPGAPMGMADIAEVLWNRHLKHNPSNPHWPDRDRFVLSNGHGSMLIYALLHLTGYDLPMSELKNFRQLHSRTAGHPEVGITPGVETTTGPLGQGISNAVGMALAEKLLAQEFNREDEDVTHTIVDHFTYAFLGDGCMMEGISHEACALAGTLRLSKLVAFYDDNGISIDGHVEGWFTDDTPKRFDAYGWHVIPNVDGHNPAAIEAALVEAKKQGARADGKPTLICCKTVIGMGSPNKAGTHDVHGAALGAAEVQATRDELGWTAPPFEIPTEIAQAWNAVERGAEAERAWRQRFEAYRTQYPLEAAEFERRMAGDLLPDFAQKLPEVLEAIAARADAFATRKASQNALDLLAPLVPEFFGGSADLTGSNLTNFKGCVKAGRDAWGNHLSYGVREFGMAAIMNGVALHGGFIPYGGTFLTFSDYSRNAIRMATLMKQRVIHVFTHDSIGLGEDGPTHQSVEHVPSLRIIPGLDVWRPADGLETAVAWACAIERRDGPSALCLSRQNLPRLSDASMVEKIRKGGYILAEGKHPQAVILATGSETSLAMEAHVALALEGISTRVVSMPSSNVFDRQPAAYQDMVLPLALPTVAVEAAHPDFWRKYVGRTGVVVGIATFGESAPAKDLYAHFGITSARVCEAVKACVLTHKAVGPEPVEGLTAGVV; the protein is encoded by the coding sequence ATGAACAACCCCTCTCCCGAACTCGCCCGCCAGATGGCCAACGCCATCCGCATGCTCGCCGTGGACGCGGTGGAAAAAGCCAAGAGCGGCCACCCCGGCGCACCCATGGGCATGGCCGACATCGCAGAGGTGCTGTGGAACCGCCACCTCAAGCACAACCCGAGCAACCCCCACTGGCCCGACCGCGACCGCTTCGTGCTGTCCAACGGCCACGGCTCGATGCTGATCTACGCGCTGCTGCACCTGACCGGCTACGACCTGCCGATGAGCGAGCTGAAGAATTTCCGCCAGCTGCACAGCAGGACTGCGGGCCACCCCGAGGTGGGCATCACCCCCGGCGTGGAAACCACCACCGGCCCGCTGGGCCAGGGCATCAGCAACGCGGTGGGCATGGCGCTGGCCGAGAAGTTGCTCGCCCAGGAGTTCAACCGCGAAGACGAAGACGTCACGCACACCATCGTCGACCACTTCACCTACGCCTTCCTGGGCGACGGTTGCATGATGGAAGGCATCAGCCACGAAGCCTGTGCACTGGCCGGCACGCTGCGCCTGTCCAAGCTGGTGGCGTTCTACGACGACAACGGCATCTCCATCGACGGTCACGTTGAAGGCTGGTTCACCGACGACACGCCCAAGCGCTTCGACGCCTACGGCTGGCACGTGATACCGAACGTGGACGGCCACAACCCGGCCGCGATCGAGGCCGCGCTGGTGGAAGCGAAAAAGCAGGGCGCCCGCGCCGACGGCAAACCCACGCTGATCTGCTGCAAGACCGTGATCGGCATGGGTTCGCCCAACAAGGCCGGCACGCACGACGTGCACGGCGCCGCACTGGGCGCCGCCGAGGTGCAGGCCACGCGCGACGAGCTGGGCTGGACCGCGCCACCGTTCGAAATCCCCACCGAGATCGCGCAGGCCTGGAACGCCGTGGAGCGCGGCGCCGAGGCCGAACGCGCCTGGCGCCAGCGCTTCGAGGCCTACCGCACGCAGTACCCGCTGGAAGCGGCCGAGTTCGAGCGCCGCATGGCCGGGGACCTGTTGCCCGACTTCGCGCAGAAGCTGCCCGAGGTGCTGGAGGCCATCGCCGCCAGGGCCGACGCCTTCGCCACACGCAAGGCCAGCCAGAACGCGCTGGACCTGCTGGCGCCGCTGGTGCCCGAGTTCTTCGGCGGCAGCGCCGACCTGACCGGCTCCAACCTCACCAACTTCAAGGGTTGCGTGAAGGCCGGGCGCGATGCCTGGGGCAACCACCTGAGCTACGGCGTGCGCGAGTTCGGCATGGCCGCGATCATGAACGGCGTGGCCCTGCACGGTGGTTTCATTCCCTACGGCGGCACCTTCCTCACGTTCTCCGACTACAGCCGCAACGCCATCCGCATGGCCACGCTGATGAAGCAGCGCGTGATCCATGTGTTCACGCACGACTCCATCGGCCTGGGCGAAGACGGGCCAACGCATCAGAGCGTGGAGCACGTGCCCAGCCTGCGCATCATCCCGGGGCTGGATGTCTGGCGCCCGGCCGATGGCCTGGAAACCGCCGTGGCCTGGGCCTGCGCCATCGAGCGCCGGGATGGCCCGAGCGCGCTCTGCCTCTCGCGCCAGAATCTGCCGCGCCTGAGCGACGCCAGCATGGTCGAGAAGATCCGCAAGGGCGGCTACATCCTGGCCGAAGGCAAGCACCCGCAGGCGGTCATCCTGGCCACGGGTTCCGAAACCTCGCTCGCCATGGAGGCGCACGTGGCGCTCGCGCTGGAGGGCATCAGCACCCGTGTGGTGTCCATGCCCAGCAGCAACGTGTTCGACCGCCAGCCCGCCGCCTACCAGGACATGGTGCTGCCGCTGGCGCTGCCCACGGTGGCGGTCGAAGCTGCGCATCCGGACTTCTGGCGCAAGTACGTGGGGCGTACCGGTGTGGTGGTGGGCATCGCCACGTTCGGCGAGTCGGCGCCGGCCAAGGACCTGTACGCGCACTTCGGCATCACCAGCGCACGCGTGTGCGAGGCGGTGAAAGCCTGTGTGCTCACCCACAAAGCCGTTGGCCCTGAGCCTGTCGAAGGGCTCACCGCCGGCGTGGTGTGA
- the gap gene encoding type I glyceraldehyde-3-phosphate dehydrogenase, whose translation MAIKVGINGFGRIGRNVLRSAIQNFPDIEIVAINDLLEPDYLAYMLQYDSVHGRFKGTVKVEGGNIVVNGKTIRLTQERDPANLKWADVGADVVIESTGLFLDKVTAQKHLDAGAKKVILSAPSKDDTPMFVYGVNHTTYAGQAIISNASCTTNCLAPVAKVLNDKWGIKRGLMTTVHAATATQKTVDGPSNKDWRGGRGILENIIPSSTGAAKAVGVVIPELNKKLTGMSFRVPTSDVSVVDLTVELNSEASYAEICAEMKAQSEGALKGVLGYTTDKVVATDFRGETCTSVFDADAGIALDSTFVKVVAWYDNEWGYSNKCLEMARVVAGRHQA comes from the coding sequence ATGGCCATCAAAGTCGGTATCAACGGTTTCGGCCGCATCGGTCGCAACGTGCTGCGCAGCGCGATCCAGAACTTCCCGGACATCGAGATCGTTGCCATCAACGACCTGCTCGAACCCGACTACCTGGCCTACATGCTCCAGTACGACAGCGTGCACGGCCGCTTCAAGGGCACGGTCAAGGTCGAGGGCGGCAACATCGTCGTCAATGGCAAGACCATCCGCCTGACGCAAGAGCGTGACCCGGCCAACCTCAAGTGGGCCGACGTCGGCGCCGACGTGGTCATCGAATCCACCGGCCTGTTCCTCGACAAGGTCACGGCCCAGAAACACCTGGACGCCGGTGCCAAGAAGGTCATCCTCTCCGCCCCCTCCAAAGACGACACCCCCATGTTCGTCTACGGCGTGAACCACACCACCTACGCCGGCCAAGCCATCATCAGCAACGCCAGCTGCACCACCAACTGCCTGGCCCCCGTGGCCAAGGTGCTGAACGACAAGTGGGGCATCAAGCGCGGCCTGATGACCACCGTGCACGCTGCCACCGCCACGCAGAAGACCGTGGACGGCCCGTCCAACAAAGACTGGCGCGGTGGCCGCGGCATCCTGGAAAACATCATCCCCAGCAGCACGGGCGCGGCCAAGGCCGTGGGCGTGGTGATCCCCGAGCTGAACAAGAAGCTCACCGGCATGAGCTTCCGCGTGCCCACCTCCGACGTCTCGGTGGTCGACCTGACCGTGGAACTCAACAGCGAAGCCAGCTACGCCGAGATCTGCGCCGAAATGAAGGCCCAGAGCGAAGGCGCCCTGAAGGGCGTGCTGGGTTACACCACCGACAAGGTCGTGGCGACCGACTTCCGTGGCGAAACCTGCACCAGCGTGTTCGACGCCGACGCGGGCATCGCGCTGGACAGCACCTTCGTCAAGGTCGTGGCCTGGTACGACAACGAGTGGGGCTACTCCAACAAGTGCCTGGAGATGGCGCGCGTCGTGGCCGGCCGCCACCAGGCGTGA
- a CDS encoding phosphoglycerate kinase produces MKFLRFSDVCASGFARDKRVFIRADLNVPQDDDGKITEDTRIRASIPAIQMALDAGAAVMVTSHLGRPTEGEFKPEDSLAPVAARMGELMGRSIRVVSDWVDGDFSVAPGELVMLENCRLNVGEKKNKPELAAKLGKLCDIFVHDAFGTAHRAEGTTYGIAETAPIACAGPLLAAEMDAISKALANPKRPLIAIVAGSKVSTKLTILQALAKNVDGLIVGGGIANTFMLAAGLKIGKSLAEPDLLGEATAVINAMKARGAAVPIPTDVVCAKSFSPDAVATVKAATDVADDDLILDIGPQTAQLLAEQLKQAGTIVWNGPVGVFEFAAFENGTKTIAQAIAESSAFSIAGGGDTLAAIAKYGIEKDVGYISTGGGAFLEVLEGKTLPAFEVLARRAEH; encoded by the coding sequence ATGAAATTCCTCCGATTCAGCGATGTGTGCGCGAGCGGCTTCGCACGCGACAAGCGCGTCTTCATCCGCGCCGACCTCAACGTGCCCCAGGACGACGACGGCAAGATCACCGAAGACACCCGCATCCGCGCCAGCATCCCCGCCATCCAGATGGCGCTGGACGCCGGCGCCGCCGTCATGGTCACCAGCCACCTGGGCCGCCCCACCGAAGGCGAGTTCAAACCCGAAGACTCCCTGGCCCCCGTGGCCGCGCGCATGGGTGAACTCATGGGCCGCAGCATCCGCGTGGTGAGCGACTGGGTCGATGGCGACTTCTCCGTCGCCCCCGGTGAACTCGTGATGCTGGAGAACTGCCGCCTCAACGTCGGCGAGAAAAAGAACAAGCCCGAACTCGCGGCCAAGCTCGGCAAACTCTGCGACATCTTCGTGCACGACGCCTTCGGCACCGCGCACCGCGCCGAAGGCACGACCTACGGCATCGCCGAGACCGCCCCCATCGCCTGCGCCGGCCCGCTGCTGGCGGCCGAGATGGACGCCATCAGCAAAGCCCTGGCCAACCCGAAGCGCCCGCTGATCGCCATCGTCGCCGGCTCCAAAGTCTCGACCAAACTCACCATCCTGCAGGCCCTGGCCAAGAACGTGGACGGCCTGATCGTCGGTGGCGGCATCGCCAACACCTTCATGCTCGCCGCCGGCCTGAAGATCGGCAAGAGCCTGGCCGAACCCGACCTGCTGGGCGAAGCCACCGCCGTGATCAACGCCATGAAAGCACGCGGCGCGGCCGTGCCGATCCCGACCGACGTGGTCTGTGCCAAGAGCTTCAGCCCCGACGCCGTGGCCACCGTGAAAGCCGCCACCGACGTGGCCGACGACGACCTGATCCTGGACATCGGCCCGCAGACCGCGCAGTTGCTGGCCGAACAGCTCAAGCAGGCCGGCACCATCGTCTGGAACGGCCCGGTGGGCGTGTTCGAGTTCGCCGCCTTCGAGAACGGCACCAAGACCATCGCGCAGGCGATTGCCGAATCCAGCGCCTTCAGCATCGCGGGCGGTGGCGACACCCTGGCCGCGATCGCCAAGTACGGCATCGAGAAGGACGTGGGCTACATCTCCACCGGGGGTGGGGCCTTCCTGGAAGTGCTGGAGGGCAAGACCTTGCCGGCGTTCGAGGTGCTGGCAAGAAGAGCCGAACACTGA
- the fba gene encoding class II fructose-bisphosphate aldolase (catalyzes the reversible aldol condensation of dihydroxyacetonephosphate and glyceraldehyde 3-phosphate in the Calvin cycle, glycolysis, and/or gluconeogenesis), whose translation MALISLRQLLDHAAEHHYGLPAFNVNNMEQVQAIMQAADQVNSPVILQGSAGARSYAGEPFLRHLISAAIEMYPHIPVCMHQDHGAAPAICFRSIQSGFSSVMMDGSLLADGKTPSSYAYNVNTTKQVVDLAHACGVSVEGELGCLGSLETGKAGEEDGHGAEGEMDHSMLLTDPDEAADFVSKTQVDALAIAIGTSHGAYKFSSKPSGKVLRIDRVKEIHQRIPNVHLVMHGSSSVPEDWLAIINQYGGDMGVTYGVPVDEIVEGIRNGVRKVNIDTDLRMASTGAIRKHLAEDRKNFDPRKFYKEATKAMQAICAARYEAFGSAGMASRITQVHSLETMQKRYDKGELAAKLA comes from the coding sequence ATGGCCCTGATTTCCCTTCGCCAACTGCTCGACCACGCAGCCGAGCACCACTACGGCCTGCCGGCCTTCAACGTCAACAACATGGAGCAGGTGCAGGCCATCATGCAGGCGGCCGACCAGGTGAACAGCCCCGTCATCCTGCAAGGCTCGGCCGGTGCACGCTCCTACGCGGGCGAGCCCTTCCTGCGCCACCTGATTTCCGCCGCGATCGAGATGTATCCGCACATCCCCGTCTGCATGCACCAGGACCACGGCGCCGCGCCCGCCATCTGCTTTCGCTCCATCCAGTCGGGCTTCAGCTCGGTGATGATGGACGGCAGCCTGCTGGCCGACGGCAAGACGCCGTCGAGCTACGCGTACAACGTCAACACCACCAAGCAGGTGGTGGACCTGGCCCACGCCTGCGGCGTCTCGGTTGAAGGGGAGCTGGGCTGCCTGGGTTCGCTGGAAACCGGCAAGGCCGGCGAAGAAGACGGCCACGGCGCCGAAGGCGAGATGGACCATTCGATGCTGCTGACCGACCCGGACGAGGCCGCCGACTTCGTGAGCAAGACCCAGGTGGACGCGCTGGCCATCGCCATCGGCACCAGCCACGGCGCCTACAAGTTCAGCAGCAAACCCAGCGGCAAGGTGCTGCGCATCGACCGCGTGAAAGAGATCCACCAGCGCATCCCCAACGTGCACCTGGTGATGCATGGTTCCAGCAGCGTGCCGGAAGACTGGCTGGCCATCATCAACCAGTACGGCGGCGACATGGGTGTGACCTACGGCGTGCCGGTGGACGAGATCGTCGAAGGCATCCGCAACGGCGTGCGCAAGGTGAACATCGACACCGACCTGCGCATGGCCAGCACCGGCGCGATCCGCAAGCACCTGGCCGAAGATCGCAAGAACTTTGACCCGCGCAAGTTCTACAAGGAAGCGACCAAGGCGATGCAGGCGATCTGCGCCGCGCGCTACGAGGCGTTCGGCTCCGCCGGCATGGCGAGCCGGATCACCCAGGTGCACAGCCTGGAGACCATGCAGAAGCGCTACGACAAGGGCGAACTGGCCGCCAAGCTGGCCTGA
- a CDS encoding HAD-IA family hydrolase, giving the protein MLKALIFDVDGTLADTESVHLEAFNHAFREEGLDWHWTVEQYTRLLDISGGKERMLHHWRTVDPDMTEVDAGAVNDTIHRLHETKTAYYENAVNNGAVTLRPGVLALMSEARGQGLQLAIATTTSPVNIAALLRSAIGLDWRSHFLSVGDASNAPMKKPHPQVYMKVLADLGIRAADCVAFEDSANGLRAATAAGLPTVITPSSFTAHHDFTGALRVVPDLGALDVARLRQWHGR; this is encoded by the coding sequence ATGTTGAAGGCCCTGATTTTTGATGTCGATGGCACCCTGGCCGACACGGAAAGCGTGCACCTGGAAGCGTTCAACCACGCTTTCAGAGAAGAGGGCCTGGACTGGCACTGGACGGTGGAGCAGTACACGCGGCTGCTCGACATCTCGGGCGGCAAGGAGCGCATGCTGCACCACTGGCGCACGGTGGACCCGGACATGACCGAGGTGGACGCCGGCGCGGTGAACGACACCATCCACCGCCTGCACGAAACCAAGACCGCGTACTACGAAAACGCGGTCAACAACGGCGCGGTCACGCTGCGCCCGGGCGTGCTGGCGCTCATGAGCGAAGCGCGGGGCCAGGGCCTGCAGCTGGCCATTGCCACCACCACCTCGCCGGTCAACATCGCCGCGCTGCTGCGCTCGGCCATCGGCCTGGACTGGCGCTCGCACTTCCTGTCGGTGGGCGACGCGAGCAACGCGCCGATGAAGAAGCCGCACCCGCAGGTCTACATGAAGGTGCTCGCCGACCTGGGCATCCGCGCGGCCGACTGCGTGGCCTTTGAAGACTCGGCCAATGGCCTGCGCGCCGCCACCGCGGCCGGCCTGCCCACGGTGATCACCCCGAGCAGCTTCACGGCGCACCACGACTTCACAGGCGCCCTGCGCGTCGTGCCCGATCTGGGCGCGCTCGACGTGGCCCGTCTGCGCCAGTGGCACGGGCGCTGA
- a CDS encoding c-type cytochrome, which translates to MKQKLRAAVLWSILLVASSAFAQADEARAKKIAGGSCFLCHGAQGESTSEIFPRLAGQHAEYITKQLTAFKNGQRKSTAMSEMVAKLTPDEMVALGKYYEKMSIPREDPKDPQLAAVGRYIFYNGNKFSGVPACVSCHGANAEGAANLPRLATQFSGYIHTQLKSFNKRERTNDNAVMHVVAEKMTELEMAAVAEYVSGK; encoded by the coding sequence ATGAAGCAGAAGCTCCGCGCCGCGGTGCTCTGGTCGATCTTGCTCGTCGCCTCGTCGGCCTTCGCCCAGGCCGACGAGGCCCGCGCGAAGAAGATCGCCGGGGGCTCCTGCTTCCTGTGCCACGGAGCGCAGGGCGAGTCCACCAGCGAGATCTTTCCGCGTCTGGCCGGGCAGCATGCCGAGTACATCACCAAGCAGCTCACCGCCTTCAAGAACGGCCAGCGCAAGAGCACGGCCATGTCTGAGATGGTGGCCAAACTCACGCCCGACGAGATGGTCGCCCTGGGCAAGTACTACGAGAAGATGAGCATTCCGCGCGAAGATCCGAAGGACCCGCAGCTCGCGGCCGTCGGCCGCTACATCTTCTACAACGGCAACAAGTTCAGCGGCGTGCCGGCCTGCGTGAGCTGCCACGGCGCCAACGCCGAAGGCGCGGCCAACCTGCCCCGCCTCGCAACCCAGTTCTCGGGCTACATCCACACCCAGCTGAAATCGTTCAACAAACGCGAGCGCACCAACGACAACGCGGTGATGCACGTGGTGGCGGAGAAGATGACGGAGCTGGAGATGGCGGCGGTGGCGGAGTACGTCAGCGGTAAGTAG
- the rpe gene encoding ribulose-phosphate 3-epimerase has protein sequence MTIRIAPSILSADFARLGDEVRAIEAAGADLVHFDVMDNHYVPNLTIGPLVCEAIRPHVKIGIDVHLMVEPVDALIPLFAKAGANLISFHPEASRHVDRTLQLIRDHGCKAGLVFNPATPLALMDHVMDRLDLVLLMSVNPGFGGQAFIPSTLPKLAEARRRIDAHMATGGQPIWLEVDGGVKVDNIGGIVAAGADTLVAGSAVFGAPDNDGGYKTVMKTLRTNASAH, from the coding sequence ATGACCATCCGCATCGCACCGTCCATCCTCTCCGCCGACTTCGCCCGCCTGGGCGACGAGGTGCGCGCCATTGAAGCCGCCGGGGCCGACCTGGTGCACTTCGACGTGATGGACAACCACTACGTGCCCAACCTCACCATCGGCCCGCTGGTCTGCGAAGCGATCCGCCCCCACGTGAAGATCGGCATCGACGTGCACCTGATGGTGGAGCCGGTGGACGCGCTGATCCCGCTGTTCGCCAAGGCCGGCGCCAACCTCATCAGCTTCCATCCAGAGGCCAGCCGCCATGTGGACCGCACGCTGCAGCTGATCCGCGACCACGGCTGCAAGGCCGGCCTGGTGTTCAACCCCGCCACACCGCTGGCGCTGATGGACCATGTGATGGACCGGCTCGACCTGGTGCTGCTCATGAGCGTGAACCCCGGTTTCGGCGGGCAGGCGTTCATCCCCAGCACCTTGCCCAAGCTGGCCGAGGCGCGCCGCCGCATCGACGCCCACATGGCCACGGGCGGCCAGCCCATCTGGCTCGAAGTGGACGGCGGTGTGAAGGTGGACAACATCGGCGGCATCGTGGCCGCGGGTGCCGACACCCTGGTGGCCGGCAGTGCCGTGTTTGGCGCGCCCGACAACGACGGTGGCTACAAGACCGTGATGAAAACGCTCAGGACGAACGCGTCCGCACACTGA
- a CDS encoding phosphoglycolate phosphatase: protein MNLPYDLILFDLDGTLIGTAPEIADAVNDTLTALGHPAVSQQEVTDWIGHGTRELLIQALAKLLNTSTQQVREAEAFPAIEAEFGQHYQRRCGTRSHLYPHVRETLQALRAAGVKLAVVTNKEGRYTQTVLDAHQLAPLFDRVVSGDTLPVKKPDPAGIHDCLRRFGVAPERALFVGDSSIDVATARNAGIAVWVLPYGYNMGEPIEACGPDRVIPDFSALTTWLPARDTAASA, encoded by the coding sequence ATGAACCTTCCCTACGACCTGATCCTGTTCGACCTGGACGGCACGCTGATCGGCACCGCGCCCGAGATCGCCGATGCGGTCAACGACACGCTCACCGCCCTGGGCCACCCCGCGGTATCGCAGCAAGAGGTGACCGACTGGATCGGCCACGGCACGCGCGAGCTGCTGATCCAGGCGCTGGCCAAGCTGCTCAACACCAGCACGCAGCAGGTGCGCGAGGCCGAGGCCTTTCCGGCCATCGAAGCCGAGTTCGGCCAGCACTACCAGCGGCGTTGCGGCACGCGCAGCCACCTGTACCCCCACGTGCGCGAAACGCTGCAGGCGCTGCGCGCCGCGGGGGTGAAGCTTGCGGTGGTGACCAACAAGGAAGGCCGCTACACCCAGACCGTGCTGGATGCACACCAGCTCGCGCCGCTGTTTGACCGTGTGGTCAGCGGCGACACCTTGCCGGTGAAGAAACCCGACCCGGCCGGCATTCACGACTGCCTGCGGCGTTTCGGCGTGGCGCCCGAACGCGCGCTGTTCGTGGGCGACTCCAGCATCGACGTGGCCACCGCGCGCAACGCGGGCATTGCCGTGTGGGTGCTGCCCTATGGCTACAACATGGGTGAGCCCATCGAGGCCTGCGGGCCCGATCGCGTGATCCCCGATTTTTCGGCGTTGACCACCTGGCTGCCGGCCCGCGACACAGCGGCCAGCGCCTGA
- a CDS encoding class 1 fructose-bisphosphatase: protein MTTRRRFTLTQYLIEQRRRFPGASGDFNALLLDVALACKAIARTVAFGELGSVLGQPAPEVTTSVNVQGEEQKKLDVISNEYFTQMTEWGGHLAGMASEEMDHPYQIPATMQRGKYMLVFDPLDGSSNIDVNVTVGSIFSVLRAPQDVIDSGRDVVEADFLQPGTQQLAAGYALYGPTTMLVLTVGNGVAGFTLDPNLGQFMLTHPNLQIPEDTHEFAINASNSRFWEAPVKRYVDECLAGKTGARGKDFNMRWIASMVAEAHRILMRGGVFMYPRDTKDPSKNGRLRLLYEANPVGMIIEQAGGRASTGREPMLSVQPTALHQRIGLVFGSKNEVERIERYHREPGAYKDDSNPLFAERSLFRA from the coding sequence ATGACCACGCGCCGCCGCTTCACGCTCACGCAATACCTGATCGAACAACGCCGCCGCTTCCCCGGCGCCAGCGGCGACTTCAACGCGCTGCTGCTCGACGTCGCCCTGGCCTGCAAGGCGATCGCGCGCACGGTGGCCTTTGGTGAGCTCGGCAGCGTGCTCGGCCAGCCGGCGCCCGAGGTCACGACCAGCGTCAACGTGCAGGGCGAAGAGCAGAAGAAGCTCGACGTGATCAGCAACGAGTACTTCACGCAGATGACGGAGTGGGGCGGCCACCTGGCGGGCATGGCGTCCGAAGAGATGGACCACCCGTACCAGATCCCGGCCACCATGCAGCGCGGCAAGTACATGCTGGTGTTCGACCCGCTGGACGGCTCCAGCAACATCGACGTGAACGTGACCGTGGGCAGCATCTTCAGCGTGCTGCGCGCGCCGCAGGACGTGATCGACAGCGGGCGCGACGTGGTCGAAGCCGACTTCCTGCAGCCCGGCACCCAGCAGCTCGCCGCCGGCTACGCGCTCTACGGCCCCACCACCATGCTGGTGCTCACGGTGGGCAACGGCGTGGCCGGCTTCACACTGGACCCGAACCTCGGCCAGTTCATGCTCACGCACCCGAACCTGCAGATTCCTGAGGATACGCACGAGTTCGCCATCAACGCGTCCAACAGCCGCTTCTGGGAAGCACCGGTCAAGCGCTACGTGGACGAGTGCCTGGCCGGCAAGACCGGCGCGCGCGGCAAGGACTTCAACATGCGCTGGATCGCCAGCATGGTGGCCGAGGCGCACCGCATCCTCATGCGCGGTGGCGTCTTCATGTACCCGCGCGACACCAAGGACCCGAGCAAGAACGGCCGCCTGCGCCTGCTCTACGAAGCCAACCCGGTGGGCATGATCATCGAACAGGCCGGCGGTCGCGCCAGCACCGGCCGCGAACCCATGTTGTCCGTGCAGCCGACCGCGCTGCACCAGCGCATCGGCCTGGTGTTCGGTAGCAAAAACGAAGTGGAGCGCATCGAGCGCTACCACCGCGAGCCGGGTGCCTACAAGGACGACAGCAATCCGCTGTTCGCCGAGCGCTCGCTTTTCCGGGCCTAG
- a CDS encoding phosphoribulokinase: protein MSERHPIIAITGSSGAGTSTVTRTFQNIFRRENVTAGIIEGDSFHRYDRKEMKVKAAEAEKAGNNNFSHFGAEANLFGDIENLFRTYSETGQGKCRKYLHNAEEAAPYKQDPGTFTAWEDLPANTDMLFYEGLHGAVVTPEHNVAKYPDLLVGVVPVINLEWIQKLYRDKNMRGYSADAVTDTILRRMPDYVNYITPQFQHTHVNFQRVPIVDTSNPFVARDVPTADESMVVIRFAQPKGIDFQYLLSMINGSMMSRANTIVVPGGKMELAMQLIFTPFIWRMVERKKRAMGVA from the coding sequence ATGTCTGAACGCCATCCCATCATCGCGATCACCGGTTCATCGGGAGCCGGAACGTCCACCGTCACCCGCACCTTCCAGAACATCTTCCGTCGCGAGAACGTGACGGCCGGCATCATCGAGGGCGACAGCTTCCACCGCTACGACCGCAAGGAAATGAAGGTCAAGGCGGCCGAGGCGGAGAAGGCGGGCAACAACAACTTCAGCCACTTCGGTGCCGAGGCCAACCTGTTTGGCGACATCGAGAACCTGTTCCGCACCTACAGCGAAACCGGCCAGGGCAAGTGCCGCAAGTACCTGCACAACGCCGAAGAGGCCGCGCCTTACAAACAGGACCCGGGCACCTTCACCGCCTGGGAAGACCTGCCGGCCAACACCGACATGCTGTTCTACGAAGGCCTGCACGGCGCCGTGGTCACGCCCGAACACAATGTGGCGAAGTACCCGGACCTGCTGGTCGGCGTGGTGCCCGTGATCAACCTGGAATGGATCCAGAAGCTCTATCGCGACAAGAACATGCGCGGCTACAGCGCCGATGCGGTGACCGACACCATCCTGCGCCGCATGCCCGACTACGTGAACTACATCACCCCGCAGTTCCAACACACGCACGTGAACTTCCAGCGCGTGCCCATCGTGGACACCAGCAACCCCTTCGTGGCGCGTGACGTGCCCACCGCCGACGAGAGCATGGTGGTGATCCGTTTCGCCCAGCCCAAGGGCATCGATTTCCAGTACCTGCTGAGCATGATCAACGGCTCCATGATGAGCCGCGCCAACACTATCGTGGTGCCGGGCGGGAAGATGGAGTTGGCGATGCAGCTGATCTTCACGCCCTTTATTTGGCGCATGGTTGAGCGGAAAAAACGGGCCATGGGAGTGGCCTGA